CTGGAACTTGTTAACCACCTGGTGGATTTACAAAGTATCCCTGCCCGGGGCGATCATTGCAGTGGTGGTGAATGGTTTCCTTCTTGCTCTTGTTTTCTTTTTATTCCATATAACCAAACGCAATCTGGGCAGGCGTTTTGGCAATTTTTCCCTGCTGGTTTACTGGCTGGGATGGGAGTATTTTTACCTGAATGCAGAGATTTCATGGCCATGGCTGAATCTCGGAAATGGCTTTGCAAAAGATATAGTACTGATTCAATGGTACGAATATACAGGAGCCCTTGGCGGAACTTTATGGGTTTTGGCTATTAACTTTGTGATATTTGGTGTTCTGCGACATTATATACTTTACAAATCGTTTGCTACCCAGTTCTCCCGGCTTATTTTTCTTCTGGTGCTGATCATCATTCCTTTGGTTATATCCTTTAACCTGATGGATAATCATCAGCCTCCGGATAACCTCTACCAGGTCGGTATTGTCCAGCCCAATATCGACCCTTATCAGGAAAAATTTTCCGGAATGAGCCAGAAGGAGCAGCTTGACGTGATTATGAACCTCTCGGAGGCTGTTGTGACTCCCGACACAGATTATATTGTAGGGCCCGAGACTGCTATATATGAATATGTTTCAGAGGATAACCTTAATTCCAATCCTTCTGTCCGGAGGATCAAAGATTTTGTGGATCAGCATCCCCGGGTCAATTACATTATTGGAATGGATTCTTTTAAGAAGTATCAATCCGAAGAGAAACCCACTCCTACAGCTCAGCGAATAGGGGAGTCGGATTCCTTTATTGATAGATTCAATTCGGCCATTCAGATAGATACTTCAGGAACCTACCCGGTGTATAATAAATCCAAACTGGTGGTGGGGGTGGAGAAAATGCCTTATCCCAAAGTTTTTGGATTTCTGAACAGTCTGATCCCCGATCTTGGCGGTTCCGCCGGTACCAGGGGAACACAGGAACACCGGGAAACATTTTCCTCTCCCAATCATCCTGTAAGTATAGCGCCGGTAATCTGTTATGAATCAATATATGGGGCCTATGTATCAAAATATATCAATAATGGAGCCAATTTTATATTTATTATCACCAATGACGGATGGTGGGGGGAAACGATCGGTTACAGACAACACCTTCATTATGCCCGTTTGCGGGCCATTGAAACCAGAAGAAGCATTGCCCGATCTGCCAATACAGGTATTTCCTGTTTTATAGACCAAAAGGGGAGAATCATCAAACAGACAAATTGGTGGGAAAAATCCGCAATAAGAGGAACCATTCATGCCAATGACGAAAAAACTTTCTATGTGGAATACGGCGATTATATCGGTCGGGTAGCCGGTTTTATGGCTGTATTTGCAATTTTGTATTTGATTGCTAAAATATTGATAGACCGGAGCAGGCATGCCGATCTGGAAAAACTCAGGAAACCCGGTGAAAGGTAGTTAACTAAACAGCTCAACAATCTGGTCGCGCGTGAGCTGTTTCATGGCTTCGTTCGGAGTGATGAAAGTTTCGGCCAGCCTGGCCTTTTTGCTTTGCAGACGCAGTATTTTTTCCTCTACTGTATTTGCTGAAATGAAGCGGTAAACCATTACATTTTTATCTTGCCCGATACGATGGGCCCGGTTGATGGCCTGCTCCTCAACGGCAGGATTCCACCAGGGGTCTAGGATCAGCACATAATCCGCAGCCGTCAGGTTTAACCCGAATCCTCCGGCTTTGATCTGGATCAGAAAAATCTTATTGTGTTCGTTGTTCTGAAATCCGGAAACAACCTTTTCACGGTTGGAAGTTTCGCCCGTTAGTATGGAGTAAGACCAGCCCTGTGGCTGAAAAAAATCTTCCAGCAGCCTGAGGTGTTTTTTGTACGAGGAGAATACCAGTACTTTATGGTTTTCAGAAATGAGATTCTGCAAGTAGGCCGTAATTTCTTCGAATTTTCCGCTATCTCCCTTATAGTCCTGATCAACCATAACGGGATGGTTGGCCACCTGCCTTAAGGTGCTCAGTCCCTCCAGAATTTTCATGGTGGGTTGTTCTTCCATATTATCCAAGTTTTCCAGAATGATGTTCCGTATTTTTGATTTTTCAGTTTCGTAACAGGACTCTTGTTCCTCCGTCATTTCGCAGTATATTACCTGCTCCATTTTTTCAGGCAGTTCAGGCTCCACCTGGTATTTGGTCCTTCTTAAGATAAAGGGATCAATAATGGCCCGGAGCTTGGCTTCCTGATGCTGATCTTTGTTTTTCTCAATGGGCTGAAGGAATTCGTTCTTAAAGAAACCGTAGCTGCCCAGTATGCCTTTATTTAAAAAGTTAAGCTGGGCCCAGAGATCGGAAAGGGAATTTTCAATGGGCGTGCCGGTGAGTACAAATTTATGCTTGCTATTCAGTTCATTCACTGCATTATAGATTTTTGAGGAAGGATTTTTTATGTACTGGCTTTCATCCAGAATGAGGTAATGAAAATGGATTTGTTTCAGCAGTCCATAGTCGTTTCTAACAATGCCGTAAGTCGTCAGGATGATATCGTA
This region of Bacteroidales bacterium genomic DNA includes:
- the lnt gene encoding apolipoprotein N-acyltransferase; this translates as MKKKRRLLILSIFSGILLSLSWYPWFSGIILLVALVPLLFVEEYFYSNKDLYRPHVCLVYIYIAFFFWNLLTTWWIYKVSLPGAIIAVVVNGFLLALVFFLFHITKRNLGRRFGNFSLLVYWLGWEYFYLNAEISWPWLNLGNGFAKDIVLIQWYEYTGALGGTLWVLAINFVIFGVLRHYILYKSFATQFSRLIFLLVLIIIPLVISFNLMDNHQPPDNLYQVGIVQPNIDPYQEKFSGMSQKEQLDVIMNLSEAVVTPDTDYIVGPETAIYEYVSEDNLNSNPSVRRIKDFVDQHPRVNYIIGMDSFKKYQSEEKPTPTAQRIGESDSFIDRFNSAIQIDTSGTYPVYNKSKLVVGVEKMPYPKVFGFLNSLIPDLGGSAGTRGTQEHRETFSSPNHPVSIAPVICYESIYGAYVSKYINNGANFIFIITNDGWWGETIGYRQHLHYARLRAIETRRSIARSANTGISCFIDQKGRIIKQTNWWEKSAIRGTIHANDEKTFYVEYGDYIGRVAGFMAVFAILYLIAKILIDRSRHADLEKLRKPGER